Proteins encoded within one genomic window of Tachysurus vachellii isolate PV-2020 chromosome 16, HZAU_Pvac_v1, whole genome shotgun sequence:
- the LOC132858763 gene encoding U2 small nuclear ribonucleoprotein auxiliary factor 35 kDa subunit-related protein 1-like, with amino-acid sequence MAHTKRFAAIPMSKCMRDICREEDYAFLNNQEQDKTPDKTPKESMFCESGWQQKQEERISQRLDREQKEQERNRGLEKQRREKEEQWKSHVAGLASERESLQGRLHRLREFRDFQKRVLMQELGLEPGTPSEKLTHILMRL; translated from the exons ATGGCTCACACGAAGAGGTTTGCAGCAATTCCTATGTCTAAG TGTATGAGAGACATATGCAGAGAAGAGGACTATGCTTTCCTAAACAACCAGGAACAAGACAAGACTCCAGACAAGACTCCAAAGGAGAGCATGTTTTGTGAGAGCGGGTGGCAGCAGAAACAAGAGGAAAGG ATCAGCCAGAGGTTAGACCGAGAGCAGAAGGAGCAGGAAAGGAATCGTGGGCTGGAGAAGCAGAGGAGG gagaaggaggagcaATGGAAAAGTCATGTGGCAGGCCTAGCATCTGAGCGTGAGTCTCTCCAAGGCAGATTGCACAGGCTGCGTGAATTCAGG GACTTTCAGAAGAGAGTGTTGATGCAGGAGTTGGGCTTGGAACCTGGTACACCCAGTGAAAAACTCACCCATATTCTTATGAGACTGTAA
- the ntf3 gene encoding neurotrophin-3 produces the protein MVTFITVLQVNLVMSIFLYVIFLTYLYCVSITAMNKQRPTQDPINTLIVKLLQADISRGRQKHDEGNQDTPLHTSLNVPTDTEYPQHVSPSAYQSKRAMADELFRQHKRYNSPRVLLSERPPLQPPPLYLMDDFEGAHDTQSSNKTRQKRYAEHKSYRGEFSVCDSMSHWVTDKTTAVDIHGYEVSVLTEVEIKRSTMKQYFYETTCQNSKPIKSGCRGIDDKHWNSQCKTSQTYVRALTKYNNVMNWRWIRINTSCVCALSRKHRRT, from the coding sequence gtCTTACAGGTGAATCTAGTGATGTCCATCTTTCTTTACGTGATATTTCTCACGTACCTTTACTGTGTCTCTATCACTGCCATGAACAAGCAGCGGCCCACACAGGACCCCATCAACACGCTCATTGTCAAGCTGCTGCAGGCTGACATAAGCCGCGGCCGGCAgaagcacgatgaggggaaccaGGATACACCTCTGCACACTTCCCTTAATGTACCTACAGATACAGAATACCCCCAGCATGTCAGCCCATCTGCTTATCAGTCTAAGAGGGCTATGGCTGATGAGTTGTTCAGGCAACACAAGCGCTACAACTCACCACGAGTGTTACTGAGTGAGCGGCCACCTCTGCAGCCTCCACCACTGTACCTCATGGATGACTTTGAGGGTGCCCATGACACTCAGAGCAGCAATAAGACACGGCAGAAGCGTTATGCTGAGCACAAGAGCTATCGTGGTGAGTTCTCTGTCTGTGACAGCATGAGCCATTGGGTGACAGACAAGACCACAGCGGTGGACATCCATGGCTATGAGGTCTCGGTGCTTACGGAGGTTGAGATAAAACGGTCGACTATGAAGCAATACTTTTATGAGACAACCTGCCAGAACAGCAAGCCAATTAAGAGTGGCTGCCGAGGCATAGATGACAAGCACTGGAACTCACAGTGCAAAACCTCACAGACGTATGTACGTGCACTCACCAAGTACAACAACGTGATGAACTGGCGCTGGATAAGGATAAACACCTCATGTGTTTGTGCACTTTCACGCAAACACCGCAGGAcgtaa